In Candidatus Hydrogenedentota bacterium, the following are encoded in one genomic region:
- a CDS encoding ABC transporter permease subunit: MSAVMDYMRGPWYIALFTWREGIRKKTLVGFLILSLLVIFGASFMSAFLNQSTASAESQSELDLKLIKDICVTTISIFGMLIAIFISASVVPNEVENKVIYTVLSKPVRRLQYLLGKFIGVQMIILANLLLMAGLFFIAIWSKQGVMPTLLLWSVSLTYFEFLVVSAFTFAISCTSTSAVLPTIGGLFIYMIGNLTEYLKDVHLRARESEEAFSMLLGNLAQWLYNILPNLQKFSMKNYILDMPPNDPLPPEVWDQIPNLLIYGLAYALSGYLIAYWVFRRKEL; this comes from the coding sequence ATGTCGGCGGTAATGGATTACATGCGCGGCCCCTGGTACATCGCGTTGTTCACGTGGCGCGAGGGTATCCGCAAGAAAACCCTGGTCGGCTTTCTCATTCTGAGTCTGCTCGTCATCTTCGGCGCAAGCTTCATGTCGGCCTTCCTCAACCAGTCCACCGCCTCGGCGGAATCGCAATCGGAACTGGATCTCAAACTGATCAAGGATATCTGCGTCACGACGATCTCGATCTTCGGCATGCTGATCGCCATTTTCATTTCGGCTTCCGTCGTGCCCAATGAGGTGGAGAACAAGGTCATCTACACCGTGCTGTCCAAGCCGGTGCGCCGCCTCCAGTACCTGCTCGGCAAGTTCATCGGCGTCCAGATGATCATCCTGGCGAACCTGTTGCTCATGGCGGGCCTGTTCTTCATCGCCATCTGGAGCAAGCAGGGCGTCATGCCCACACTGCTGTTGTGGTCGGTGTCGCTCACCTACTTCGAGTTCCTCGTGGTCTCGGCGTTCACCTTCGCCATCTCCTGCACCTCCACCTCCGCGGTGCTCCCCACCATCGGCGGCCTCTTCATCTACATGATCGGGAACCTCACCGAGTACCTCAAGGACGTGCACCTGCGCGCGCGGGAGAGCGAGGAAGCCTTCAGCATGCTCCTCGGCAACCTGGCCCAGTGGCTCTACAACATCCTGCCCAACCTCCAGAAGTTCAGCATGAAGAATTACATACTGGACATGCCGCCGAACGACCCGCTGCCCCCCGAAGTCTGGGACCAGATCCCCAATCTTCTGATTTACGGGCTGGCCTACGCGCTCTCGGGCTATCTGATCGCGTATTGGGTATTCCGCCGCAAGGAGCTGTAG
- a CDS encoding YggS family pyridoxal phosphate-dependent enzyme encodes MSREEEIRKRLESVRARITSAAERSGRNPDAITLIAVTKYTGVDDIRLLRDLGVRHFGENRVEAAAPKIEALAELDAVWHMIGNIQRRKTKDVLRLFDKIDAVDRHSLAEALQNRCVELDCRAEVLVEVNVSGEAQKHGFPPQALAESLDAMAALDRLAVRGLMTMAPYGAPPDRTRAIFGALADLAARFGLPELSMGMSDDFELGIEAGATEIRVGSALFPED; translated from the coding sequence TTGTCCAGGGAGGAGGAGATCCGGAAGCGCCTGGAGAGCGTGCGCGCGCGCATTACGTCCGCCGCGGAACGGTCCGGCCGCAATCCCGACGCCATCACGCTGATCGCCGTCACCAAGTACACGGGGGTGGACGATATCCGCCTCCTTCGCGACCTGGGCGTCCGCCATTTCGGCGAGAACCGGGTGGAGGCCGCGGCCCCGAAAATCGAGGCCCTGGCCGAACTCGACGCCGTCTGGCACATGATCGGGAACATCCAGCGGCGTAAAACTAAAGATGTGCTGCGACTTTTTGATAAGATCGACGCCGTGGACCGGCATTCCCTGGCCGAGGCGCTCCAGAACCGGTGTGTGGAGCTGGATTGCCGGGCCGAGGTGCTGGTCGAAGTTAACGTTTCGGGCGAGGCGCAAAAACACGGGTTTCCGCCCCAAGCGCTGGCGGAATCGCTCGATGCGATGGCCGCGCTTGACCGCCTGGCCGTCCGAGGCCTGATGACCATGGCGCCCTACGGCGCCCCGCCCGATCGGACCCGCGCGATCTTCGGCGCGCTCGCGGATCTTGCGGCCCGGTTCGGCCTGCCCGAATTGAGCATGGGCATGAGCGACGACTTTGAGTTGGGAATCGAGGCCGGCGCCACGGAAATTCGGGTGGGCAGCGCGCTTTTCCCGGAAGATTGA
- the pheS gene encoding phenylalanine--tRNA ligase subunit alpha, with amino-acid sequence MKEQLEALKNEALDIIEKAEDLDILETARVKFLGRKGALTEILRGLGSVAAEERPAVGQAANVVKDAIAQALDGRKGLLSSAADAARAASEAVDLSLPGRQPRRGHIHMVNQVTEEIIDIFASLGFQVATGPDIETEYYNFDALNTPADHPARDSHDTFFVRPGVVLRTHTSPVQMRVMEQVQPPVAVIVPGRVYRVDYDASHSPMFNQIEGLLVDENVTFADLKGTLMHFIHALFGPDTKVRFRPHFFPFTEPSAEVDISCTVCQGAGCRLCKNSGWLEALGCGMVHPEVFKCAGYDYQRYSGFAFGLGIDRIAMLRHAVPSINHLFDNDLRFLEQF; translated from the coding sequence ATGAAGGAACAGCTCGAGGCCCTCAAAAACGAGGCCCTCGATATCATTGAGAAAGCGGAGGACCTCGACATCCTGGAGACCGCCCGAGTCAAGTTTCTCGGGCGAAAAGGCGCCCTGACCGAAATCCTGCGCGGCCTCGGATCCGTCGCCGCCGAAGAACGCCCCGCCGTGGGCCAGGCCGCCAACGTCGTGAAGGACGCCATCGCCCAGGCGCTCGACGGGCGCAAGGGTCTCCTGTCCTCCGCCGCCGATGCGGCCCGCGCCGCCAGCGAGGCCGTGGACCTGTCCCTGCCCGGACGGCAGCCGCGCCGCGGCCACATCCACATGGTCAACCAGGTCACCGAGGAAATCATCGATATCTTCGCGAGCCTCGGGTTCCAGGTGGCCACCGGGCCGGATATCGAGACCGAATACTACAATTTCGACGCGCTCAACACCCCCGCCGACCACCCCGCGCGCGACTCCCACGACACCTTCTTCGTGAGGCCCGGGGTTGTCCTGCGCACGCACACCTCGCCCGTCCAGATGCGCGTGATGGAGCAGGTCCAGCCCCCCGTCGCCGTCATCGTGCCCGGACGCGTCTACCGCGTCGACTACGACGCCAGCCACAGCCCCATGTTCAACCAGATCGAGGGCCTTCTCGTGGACGAGAATGTGACCTTCGCCGATCTGAAGGGCACGCTGATGCACTTTATCCACGCCCTCTTCGGCCCGGACACGAAAGTGCGCTTCCGCCCGCACTTCTTCCCGTTCACCGAGCCTTCCGCGGAGGTGGATATCAGCTGCACCGTCTGCCAGGGCGCGGGCTGCCGACTCTGCAAGAACAGCGGCTGGCTCGAGGCCCTCGGCTGCGGCATGGTGCACCCGGAAGTTTTCAAGTGCGCGGGTTACGACTACCAGCGCTACTCCGGCTTCGCGTTCGGACTCGGCATCGACCGCATCGCGATGCTGCGCCACGCCGTCCCCAGCATCAATCACCTGTTCGACAACGATCTTCGCTTCCTGGAGCAGTTCTAA
- the pheT gene encoding phenylalanine--tRNA ligase subunit beta, whose translation MRVSLNWLKEFVDIDVTAEELAHELTMLGLEIESIERLGEEIQEVYVGRILSIEPHPDADKIVVCQTDVGGPEPLQICCGAKNMKVGDKVPTAIVGATLPGGFQIGRRKMRGVESQGMMCASTELGLPEGESGLMILDESAPIGQDIKSLLGLNDTVFEIEVTPNRGDWASMIGVAREIAALHGRELRIPEAKVRESGKPVADLTSVIVEDESLCPRYLGRVLTGVKVGPSPEWLCKRLIAAGQRPINNIVDITNFVLMETGQPLHAFDYNKLAENRIVVRCARAGEEINTLDGETRKLAEDMLVIADAARPQCVAGVMGGADSEVDESTTAIFLESAYFLPSSVRKTSRSLALISESSQRFQRGADPDMAVYAMERAAQLIVEIAGAETAAGVIDVYPKPLAPREVTLPFARTKRLLGTDIPPARQCEILTRLGLEVLDQGEEQARFRVPARRHDVSMEADLIEEIARLSGYDHIPATLPGVRPCEKVFAPKEKRIRALRHFLAGLGLTELYNWTFSCPEDVARAALPAEYAAMVRLENPLSEKQATMRSSIIPAHLGNAARNLNYGVSSIRGFEIGPVYGPADGPQLPVQKSRLGIVLAGEAAAPHWSQKARQADFYDIKGVVEAVLAEFGLAGEFVDTKFATFQAGQRAAVQVGGEIAGYLGKVAPGVVKAFDTDGGIFCAELDLDLLLGATAPAPQFAPVPAFPPSARDLAVVVDAAVPAGALKAAAAQSGGNLLRSVEIFDIFTGNQVGAGRKSVALNLVFQSNDRTLTDKDTQKAFDKILRRLQNDFQAALR comes from the coding sequence ATGCGCGTATCCCTGAATTGGTTGAAAGAATTCGTCGATATCGACGTGACCGCCGAAGAACTCGCCCACGAGCTGACCATGCTCGGGCTCGAGATCGAGTCCATCGAACGGCTCGGCGAGGAAATACAGGAGGTCTACGTCGGCAGGATCCTGTCGATCGAGCCCCACCCCGACGCCGACAAGATCGTCGTCTGCCAGACCGACGTCGGCGGCCCCGAACCCCTGCAGATCTGCTGTGGTGCGAAGAACATGAAAGTGGGGGACAAGGTGCCCACCGCCATCGTCGGCGCCACGCTGCCCGGAGGCTTCCAGATCGGCCGCCGCAAGATGCGCGGGGTCGAGTCCCAGGGCATGATGTGCGCCTCGACCGAACTGGGCCTGCCCGAAGGGGAAAGCGGCCTCATGATTCTCGACGAGAGCGCGCCGATCGGGCAGGACATCAAGAGCCTCCTCGGCCTGAACGACACCGTCTTCGAGATCGAGGTCACCCCGAACCGCGGCGACTGGGCCAGCATGATCGGCGTCGCGCGCGAGATCGCCGCGTTGCACGGCCGGGAGCTCCGCATACCCGAAGCGAAGGTGCGCGAGTCCGGCAAGCCCGTCGCCGATCTTACGTCGGTCATCGTGGAAGACGAGAGCCTGTGCCCGCGCTATCTGGGCCGCGTCCTGACCGGCGTAAAGGTCGGCCCCAGCCCCGAGTGGCTCTGCAAGCGCCTGATCGCCGCCGGCCAGCGCCCCATCAACAACATCGTCGACATCACCAATTTCGTCCTGATGGAAACCGGCCAGCCGCTGCACGCCTTCGACTACAACAAGCTCGCCGAAAACCGCATCGTCGTCCGATGCGCGCGCGCGGGCGAGGAAATCAATACCCTCGACGGCGAAACCCGCAAGCTGGCCGAGGACATGCTCGTCATCGCGGATGCGGCGCGGCCTCAGTGCGTCGCCGGTGTAATGGGCGGCGCGGACAGCGAGGTGGACGAATCCACCACCGCCATTTTCCTCGAAAGCGCGTACTTCCTGCCATCCTCCGTGCGCAAGACCTCGCGGTCGCTCGCGCTTATCTCGGAATCCTCCCAGCGCTTCCAGCGCGGCGCCGATCCCGATATGGCGGTCTACGCAATGGAGCGCGCCGCGCAGCTCATCGTCGAGATAGCGGGCGCGGAGACCGCCGCCGGCGTGATCGACGTGTACCCGAAGCCCCTGGCGCCGCGTGAAGTGACGCTGCCCTTCGCCCGCACGAAGCGCCTGCTCGGCACGGACATTCCACCGGCGCGCCAATGCGAGATCCTCACCCGGCTCGGTCTCGAAGTGCTCGATCAGGGCGAGGAGCAGGCGCGCTTTCGCGTGCCGGCCCGCCGCCACGACGTTTCCATGGAGGCGGATCTCATCGAGGAGATCGCGCGCCTCTCCGGCTACGACCATATCCCCGCGACCCTCCCCGGCGTACGCCCCTGCGAAAAGGTATTCGCCCCGAAAGAGAAGCGTATCCGCGCCCTGCGCCATTTCCTCGCGGGCCTCGGGCTGACCGAGCTCTACAACTGGACCTTCAGCTGCCCCGAGGATGTCGCCCGCGCCGCGCTCCCGGCGGAGTACGCCGCCATGGTCCGCCTGGAGAACCCCCTCTCCGAAAAGCAGGCCACCATGCGCTCCAGTATCATCCCGGCGCACCTCGGCAATGCCGCGCGCAACCTGAACTATGGCGTTTCCTCGATCCGCGGCTTCGAGATCGGGCCCGTCTACGGACCCGCGGACGGCCCCCAGCTTCCCGTGCAGAAGAGCCGGCTCGGCATCGTCCTGGCCGGGGAGGCCGCCGCCCCGCACTGGTCGCAAAAAGCGCGGCAGGCCGACTTCTACGACATCAAGGGCGTCGTGGAGGCGGTGCTCGCCGAGTTTGGCCTTGCGGGCGAATTTGTGGATACCAAATTCGCCACCTTCCAGGCCGGACAGCGCGCCGCCGTCCAGGTGGGCGGTGAAATCGCCGGCTACCTCGGCAAGGTGGCCCCGGGCGTCGTCAAGGCCTTCGACACGGACGGCGGTATCTTCTGCGCGGAACTCGACCTCGACCTCCTGCTCGGCGCCACGGCCCCGGCGCCCCAGTTCGCGCCCGTGCCCGCGTTTCCCCCCTCCGCGCGCGATCTCGCCGTCGTGGTCGACGCCGCCGTGCCCGCGGGCGCCCTCAAAGCCGCCGCCGCACAGTCCGGCGGCAACCTGCTGCGCTCGGTCGAGATCTTCGACATCTTCACCGGCAACCAGGTCGGCGCGGGCAGGAAAAGCGTCGCGCTCAACCTCGTGTTCCAATCCAACGACCGCACCCTGACCGACAAGGACACCCAGAAGGCCTTCGACAAGATCCTGCGGCGGCTCCAGAACGACTTCCAGGCGGCCCTCCGGTGA
- the zapA gene encoding cell division protein ZapA — protein MNGGHIEARIANVKLRLPVYRDPKTTLELAEEVTARIKAMEEKAGRVDSQAFALQAAFAYAAELHAERAEREDDTRDLLKALDAIATSLNRLLEEHPPKE, from the coding sequence ATGAACGGCGGGCACATCGAAGCGCGGATCGCGAACGTCAAGCTGCGGCTCCCGGTTTACCGCGACCCCAAAACCACGCTCGAACTCGCCGAAGAAGTCACCGCGCGGATCAAGGCGATGGAGGAAAAGGCCGGCCGCGTCGACAGCCAGGCTTTCGCCCTCCAGGCCGCCTTCGCCTACGCCGCCGAACTCCACGCCGAGCGCGCCGAACGCGAAGACGATACCCGCGACCTCCTCAAGGCCCTCGACGCCATCGCCACATCGCTCAACCGCCTCCTCGAAGAACATCCCCCAAAAGAGTGA